The following are encoded in a window of Clostridium thermarum genomic DNA:
- a CDS encoding DUF3243 domain-containing protein, protein MKLMDDWNKWKSTLGKAVDAGETIGISDKTITNMAEKVGTFLANYVDPHNDEERLLKELWDAADERDREVLAKLVVKIADK, encoded by the coding sequence ATGAAACTTATGGATGATTGGAACAAGTGGAAGAGCACTTTGGGAAAGGCTGTAGATGCCGGCGAAACCATTGGTATCTCTGATAAAACAATTACCAACATGGCTGAAAAAGTAGGCACCTTCTTAGCAAATTATGTAGATCCACATAATGACGAAGAAAGACTTCTAAAAGAACTTTGGGATGCAGCGGATGAACGGGATAGAGAAGTTCTTGCAAAACTTGTAGTAAAAATTGCTGATAAGTAG